A stretch of Miscanthus floridulus cultivar M001 chromosome 13, ASM1932011v1, whole genome shotgun sequence DNA encodes these proteins:
- the LOC136500909 gene encoding uncharacterized protein, with amino-acid sequence MMPEAGTAAGARGDLEDRARPRPEAMPSAYGGIEAGRLVVLAKPLPSGAGYYQPFAVVRFEDLPEELRRQIAGASGHGAGAAARPPSAAPVAASLRGEGEGDARRYHAAHPVDVVPEEGLRRQLPTGLVSSRTNDEPTVKFAGDGNSDAVKDYSESERLILRLMEEDGTVVVHLDASRLQVLGDKEGSLFQKEKGFSHAWMGHSGDEVRAAHGYMGAFYDNSLLTRENAAPVVALLLGNDHIAGPRALDSCSDGLASPREDAVPFVTEQGVYYYDVLLPPENVVPAAEALRAPRSPTYAVQVSIDAAAGGKAGDPTAVGVKAAGADDGHEHGGSLSAVLGIVVASSAATALAASTVGPATAFGLFAALVGGLSWLWPAFAAGRMHRDGRMDGWALLDR; translated from the exons ATGATGCCCGAGGCTGGCACGGCCGCCGGAGCGCGCGGGGACCTCGAGGACCGCGCGCGTCCGCGTCCGGAGGCGATGCCGAGCGCGTACGGCGGGATCGAAGCGGGCCGCCTGGTGGTGCTAGCCAAGCCGCTGCCCTCCGGCGCAGGCTACTACCAGCCCTTTGCCGTCGTCCGTTTCGAGGACCTGCCGGAGGAACTCCGCCGGCAGATAGCCGGCGCTAGCGGCCACGGTGCCGGTGCCGCCGCGCGGCCTCCCAGCGCCGCACCGGTGGCGGCGTCCCTGCGTGGCGAAGGCGAAGGAGACGCGCGGCGGTACCACGCCGCGCACCCCGTCGACGTCGTGCCGGAGGAGGGACTCCGCCGCCAGCTGCCCACCGGATTGGTTTCCTCCAGGACCAACGACGAGCCGACCGTCAAATTCGCCGGCGACGGAAACAGCGACGCCGTCAAGGACTACTCCGAGTCCGAGCGCCTCATCCTGCGG CTCATGGAGGAGGACGGCACGGTGGTGGTGCACCTGGACGCGTCAAGGCTCCAGGTGCTCGGCGACAAGGAGGGAAGCCTGTTCCAGAAGGAGAAAGGTTTCTCGCACGCTTGGATGGGCCACTCTGGCGACGAGGTACGCGCCGCCCACGGCTATATGGGCGCGTTCTACGACAACAGCCTCCTGACGCGCGAGAACGCCGCGCCCGTCGTCGCGCTCCTCCTCGGCAACGACCACATCGCTGGACCGCGCGCGCTCGACAGCTGCTCCGACGGCCTCGCGTCCCCACGAGAGGACGCGGTGCCTTTCGTCACCGAGCAGGGCGTCTACTACTACGACGTGCTCCTGCCGCCTGAGAACGTCGTGCCCGCCGCGGAGGCGTTACGCGCCCCGCGTTCCCCTACTTACGCCGTGCAG GTCTCGATCGACGCGGCCGCGGGCGGCAAGGCCGGGGATCCGACTGCGGTCGGTGTGAAGGCAGCCGGCGCGGACGACGGACACGAGCATGGCGGCAGCCTCTCAGCTGTGTTGGGCATCGTTGTTGCCTCCTCAGCTGCCACTGCACTCGCCGCCAGCACCGTCGGCCCAGCGACGGCGTTCGGGCTGTTCGCGGCCCTTGTCGGCGGTCTTTCCTGGCTATGGCCAGCGTTCGCGGCCGGTAGGATGCACCGGGATGGTCGGATGGATGGATGGGCACTGTTGGATCGTTGA